In Apium graveolens cultivar Ventura chromosome 10, ASM990537v1, whole genome shotgun sequence, the following are encoded in one genomic region:
- the LOC141693383 gene encoding uncharacterized protein LOC141693383 isoform X1 — protein sequence MVVLLTLLHPVLLPFSGVFGCHSSQRHFYLAVDRLQFKMETLVDLLGMAGRLPCLPMVVCCNSRDELDAISYALSNLSYLSATPLYSDLAEADRALILEKFRQATIKWNRNDVLQSEDKNDTENEEQKSRVVVATDACLPLISSGEAPVSARVLINYELPSKKETYMRRMATCLAADGIVINMVVGGEVVTLKGIEESSSLVIAEMPINIFEIL from the exons ATGGTGGTGCTGCTGACTCTGCTTCACCCAGTTCTCCTTCCATTTTCAG GTGTGTTTGGGTGCCACAGTTCACAACGCCACTTTTATCTTGCCGTTGACAGGCTCCAATTTAAGATG GAGACATTGGTGGATTTATTAGGCATGGCAGGCCGCCTTCCTTGCTTGCCAATGGTTGTCTGTTGCAATTCTCGCGACGAGCTCGATGCCATCTCCTATGCCCTTTCCAACTTATCTTATCTTTCCGCAACCCCTCTC TACAGCGACCTTGCTGAAGCAGATCGTGCTCTGATTTTAGAAAAATTTCGCCAAGCAACTATCAAATGGAACAGGAATGATGTTCTTCAATCCGAGGATAAGAACGATACTGAAAACGAGGAGCAGAAGTCACGTGTGGTGGTTGCAACAGATGCTTGCCTGCCACTTATTTCTTCTGGGGAGGCACCTGTCAGTGCTCGCGTGTTAATAAATTATGAGTTACCTTCTAAGAAA GAAACGTATATGAGGCGGATGGCAACTTGTTTGGCAGCAG ATGGCATTGTGATTAACATGGTTGTTGGGGGTGAAGTGGTGACTCTTAAAGGTATTGAAGAAAGCAGTAGTCTGGTTATAGCAGAAATGCCCATTAAT ATATTTGAGATACTCTGA
- the LOC141693383 gene encoding ATP-dependent RNA helicase eIF4A isoform X2 codes for MVVLLTLLHPVLLPFSGVFGCHSSQRHFYLAVDRLQFKMETLVDLLGMAGRLPCLPMVVCCNSRDELDAISYALSNLSYLSATPLYSDLAEADRALILEKFRQATIKWNRNDVLQSEDKNDTENEEQKSRVVVATDACLPLISSGEAPVSARVLINYELPSKKNLHAGNVYEADGNLFGSRWHCD; via the exons ATGGTGGTGCTGCTGACTCTGCTTCACCCAGTTCTCCTTCCATTTTCAG GTGTGTTTGGGTGCCACAGTTCACAACGCCACTTTTATCTTGCCGTTGACAGGCTCCAATTTAAGATG GAGACATTGGTGGATTTATTAGGCATGGCAGGCCGCCTTCCTTGCTTGCCAATGGTTGTCTGTTGCAATTCTCGCGACGAGCTCGATGCCATCTCCTATGCCCTTTCCAACTTATCTTATCTTTCCGCAACCCCTCTC TACAGCGACCTTGCTGAAGCAGATCGTGCTCTGATTTTAGAAAAATTTCGCCAAGCAACTATCAAATGGAACAGGAATGATGTTCTTCAATCCGAGGATAAGAACGATACTGAAAACGAGGAGCAGAAGTCACGTGTGGTGGTTGCAACAGATGCTTGCCTGCCACTTATTTCTTCTGGGGAGGCACCTGTCAGTGCTCGCGTGTTAATAAATTATGAGTTACCTTCTAAGAAA AATCTGCATGCAGGAAACGTATATGAGGCGGATGGCAACTTGTTTGGCAGCAG ATGGCATTGTGATTAA
- the LOC141689956 gene encoding pentatricopeptide repeat-containing protein At5g39350-like, with the protein MSLFSPRLLPSTLLTSLHNFSTRTFKNLLSHCQNISHFKIFTSHLIITGSFPPQKPQLEAFLSHCFHLGAPQIALLTFNLIKKPNLYLQNLLIRSLCDHGFYEDVLYVYKRCQLYGCLYDNYTFPFVIKACSCLGSVKVGEGVHCKVWRSGFVGNVFVQTGLVDFYAKIGEMAKARLVFDKMSEPDLVSWNTLISGYSLLGFYDEVFEVFKEIGLRGLKANVSTLASVLPVCSRLGKFCVGVSIHGFALKCGYLLDENLVPALISVYGDGGDLSIARDIFNCLSQKNVSIWNAMISAYTQNQKSEDAFLLFREMLQDDVQPNVVTFVSIVPACKSFGSTCGEAVHACVLLRGYENQVSVATVLISMYAKLGNVDSAKFISHRVPHKNVLTWNSIISGYIYNKCWEESLATFHEMLLEGSNPDAVSIVTVLSSCSKLGAILLGKSAHAYSLKRWLNLELNISNALLAFYSDCRDMISAVNLFHEMAITSVISWNTLISGFVHVGQYQNAVSLHHQMHRKDMDMDLVTLISILPCFHETEDLVQGRAIHCCAIKWGFTSDVTLANALISMYVNCKELVSGKLIFENLHDRNVISWNALITGYRHHNMQNEVMHLFDQMISEDQRPNYVTLLSVLSVCYSQMQGKSFHAYAVRAGFFLETPFLTALMLMYTRFGNILSCRQLFEMGEKSNISLWNTIISAHVDFNNADVAVLFFSELLRTDIEPDYVTVLSLTSACIQLNDSYLTNSTMAYIIQKGFDKDVAVGNALIDLYARSGLIACARMIFDNMFQKDVISWSVMMNGYSLHGDSETALGLLSQMRCAGFIPDDITYVSILSACSHTGSVTQGEIAFKSMVEDGIVPRMEHYSCMMDLHGRTGNLDEAFKFLKSSPYKPSANILESLLGSCLVHGNIEVGEEIGGLLLEMKPETSGPYVVLYNLYAAAGRWTDANRVRSEMERNQVPKVPGYSLLGENGTSL; encoded by the coding sequence ATGAGTCTATTTTCTCCGCGGCTACTACCTTCTACTCTCCTCACCTCTCTTCACAATTTTTCAACTCGTACCTTCAAAAATTTACTCTCCCACTGTCAAAACATTTCACATTTCAAAATTTTCACTTCTCACCTCATCATCACTGGCTCATTCCCACCTCAAAAACCTCAACTTGAAGCTTTTTTAAGCCACTGCTTTCACTTGGGTGCTCCTCAAATAGCTCTTTTGActtttaatttgataaaaaaaccCAATCTTTACTTACAAAATTTGCTCATTAGGTCACTCTGTGATCATGGGTTTTATGAAGATGTTTTGTATGTATACAAAAGGTGTCAACTTTATGGCTGCTTATATGATAATTATACTTTTCCTTTTGTTATCAAGGCGTGTTCGTGTTTGGGCAGTGTTAAGGTTGGAGAAGGAGTGCATTGTAAGGTTTGGAGAAGTGGGTTTGTGGGGAATGTGTTTGTGCAGACTGGTTTGGTTGATTTTTATGCCAAGATTGGTGAAATGGCGAAGGCACGGttggtgtttgataaaatgtctgaaCCGGATTTGGTTTCGTGGAACACGTTGATTTCTGGGTATTCTTTGTTAGGGTTTTATGATGAGGTTTTTGAGGTTTTTAAAGAGATTGGATTGAGGGGTTTGAAAGCTAATGTAAGTACTTTAGCTAGCGTGCTTCCTGTTTGCTCGCGGTTGGGTAAGTTTTGTGTTGGTGTATCGATTCACGGATTTGCGTTAAAATGTGGTTATCTTTTGGATGAAAATTTGGTTCCTGCTTTGATTTCTGTTTATGGTGATGGGGGGGATTTATCTATTGCTAGAGATATCTTTAATTGTTTATCACAAAAGAATGTTAGTATATGGAATGCTATGATCTCTGCGTACACACAGAACCAGAAATCTGAGGATGCCTTTCTGCTGTTTCGTGAAATGCTCCAAGATGATGTGCAACCTAATGTGGTGACATTTGTATCTATTGTTCCTGCTTGCAAGAGCTTTGGTAGCACTTGTGGAGAGGCCGTTCATGCTTGTGTATTATTACGGGGATATGAGAATCAAGTCTCAGTTGCTACGGTGCTTATATCAATGTACGCTAAGCTTGGGAATGTGGATTCAGCTAAATTTATTTCTCATCGAGTTCCTCACAAAAACGTTCTGACATGGAATTCAATAATATCTGGGTATATATATAATAAGTGCTGGGAAGAGAGTTTGGCTACCTTTCATGAAATGCTACTTGAAGGATCTAATCCAGATGCAGTCTCCATTGTTACTGTTCTTTCTTCCTGCTCCAAGCTTGGTGCAATTCTACTAGGTAAATCTGCTCATGCATATAGCTTAAAAAGATGGTTAAATTTGGAACTTAATATTTCCAATGCACTGTTGGCATTTTACTCTGACTGCCGTGACATGATAAGTGCGGTTAATTTATTCCATGAGATGGCAATAACCAGTGTTATTTCATGGAATACGTTGATATCTGGATTTGTACATGTTGGACAGTACCAAAATGCGGTTTCACTTCACCACCAAATGCATCGAAAAGACATGGACATGGATTTGGTCACTCTAATAAGTATCCTCCCTTGCTTCCATGAAACTGAGGATTTGGTGCAGGGTCGGGCAATTCATTGTTGTGCCATTAAATGGGGTTTTACCTCTGATGTAACTTTAGCTAATGCACTTATTAGCATGTATGTCAACTGCAAAGAACTCGTTTCTGGGAAATTAATATTTGAAAACCTTCATGATAGGAACGTGATTTCTTGGAATGCATTGATAACTGGTTATAGGCATCATAATATGCAGAATGAGGTTATGCACTTGTTTGATCAAATGATCAGCGAAGATCAAAGACCAAATTATGTTACCTTGCTAAGTGTTTTGTCCGTATGCTACTCCCAAATGCAAGGTAAATCTTTTCATGCATATGCTGTTCGGGCAGGGTTCTTTCTGGAGACTCCGTTCCTTACAGCTCTAATGCTCATGTATACTAGATTTGGTAATATATTATCATGTCGCCAACTGTTTGAAATGGGAGAGAAAAGCAACATTTCACTTTGGAATACTATTATATCCGCACATGTAGATTTCAATAATGCCGATGTAGCAGTTTTGTTTTTTTCTGAATTACTTAGGACAGATATTGAACCTGATTATGTAACAGTTTTGAGCTTAACTTCAGCTTGTATTCAGTTGAACGATTCTTATTTGACAAATTCTACAATGGCTTACATAATACAAAAGGGTTTTGACAAAGATGTAGCGGTTGGTAATGCTTTGATTGATTTGTACGCAAGATCCGGACTCATTGCATGTGCAAGAATGATCTTTGACAATATGTTTCAAAAGGATGTAATATCGTGGAGTGTGATGATGAATGGGTATTCATTGCACGGTGACAGTGAAACTGCCCTTGGTCTTCTGTCACAAATGAGATGTGCGGGCTTTATACCTGATGATATCACCTACGTGAGTATTTTATCAGCATGTAGCCACACCGGTTCAGTTACGCAAGGTGAAATAGCTTTCAAATCTATGGTAGAAGATGGTATAGTGCCACGAATGGAACACTATTCTTGCATGATGGATCTCCATGGTAGAACTGGTAACTTAGACGAGGCTTTCAAATTTTTAAAGAGCTCCCCATATAAACCTTCTGCAAATATACTGGAGTCATTGTTGGGTTCTTGTCTAGTTCATGGCAATATTGAAGTTGGGGAAGAAATTGGTGGGTTGCTCCTTGAAATGAAGCCTGAAACTTCAGGACCATATGTAGTCCTCTACAACTTATATGCAGCTGCAGGAAGGTGGACAGATGCTAATAGAGTGAGATCTGAGATGGAAAGGAACCAAGTACCGAAAGTACCTGGATATAGTCTCCTCGGGGAAAATGGAACATCACTGTAA
- the LOC141689958 gene encoding caltractin-like: MANLNRGATRAGATRAGATRIDNPRGRHHGLSQQKKQEIKEAFELFDIDGSGNIDAKELTVAMRALGFEMNDEQIHQMIADVDKDGSGAIDFDEFVYMMTAKIGERDSKDELMKAFQVIDQDKNGKISAADIQRISNDLGERFTDRDIQEMVEEADRDRDGEVNFEEFMRMMKRTSYGYKT, encoded by the exons ATG GCGAATCTTAACAGAGGAGCTACAAGGGCAGGAGCTACAAGGGCAGGAGCTACAAGGATAGATAATCCCAGAGGACGTCATCATGGGCTATCTCAACAGAAAAAGCAAGAAATCAAGGAAGCATTTGAGCTATTTGACATTGATGGATCTG GTAATATTGATGCCAAAGAGCTGACAGTTGCAATGAG GGCACTGGGATTTGAAATGAATGACGAG CAAATACATCAGATGATTGCTGATGTAGATAAGGACGGAAGTGGTGCAATTGACTTTGATGAATTTGTGTACATGATGACAGCCAAGATTGGTGAAAGAGATTCAAAGGACGAGCTCATGAAAGCTTTCCAAGTCATTGACCAAgataaaaat GGGAAGATCTCTGCTGCAGACATTCAGCGTATTTCCAATGATTTGGGAGAACGTTTTACTGATAGAGATATTCAGGAGATGGTTGAGGAAGCGGATCGCGATC GTGATGGTGAAGTAAACTTTGAGGAGTTCATGAGAATGATGAAAAGAACCTCTTATGGATACAAGACCTAA